From the genome of Campylobacter lari:
AGTCCAAGGACTTCCACAAAAACCAATCAAAGCTTTATCTTGTGTAAGTTTTTCTCTAGTAAATGCTAGTGCATCATAAATATAAGAAAGGTTTTTAATGCTTTTTTCAACATCTAATCTTTCCAATTCTTCTTTTGTTTTAATAGGATTTGAAAATATAGGGCCCTCGCCTTTTTCAAATTTTAAATCCATACCCATTTCTAAAGGTACTACCAAAATATCTGAAAAAATAATAGCTGCATCAACACCCAAAATATCTACTGGTTGTAAGGTAACTTCACTCGCTTTTTTATAATCTTTACAAAGTGATAAAAAATCTCCAGCACTTGCTCTAACCTGCATATATTCAGGTAAATATCTTCCTGCTTGGCGCATCATCCAAACTGGAGTATAAGGGGTTGACTTTTTAAAACATGCATCAATAAAAATCATTTTTATTCCTTATTTTAATGATCACTTTTGTGTAAAAAATAAAGTCCTATACAAAGAGCTAAAATAGAACCTGCAAGATAAGTCATATCCAAAACCGTATTTAGTTGCATTTGTAAAATTCTTTGGAAAAAATTTACAACTAAAACCATAATAATAACTTTTGCAAGTTTATCTTTTAGTTGATCTAAACTGTGCACTTCTAAAACTTTTGACTGTTTAGTTTGTTTAAATTCTTCTATTTCACTAATAAAAAGTTCATAAATTCCAAAAGAAAATATAAATAAAACTAAAGCCATTAAATATAAATCTACAGCCCCTATAATCAAACCAACAATATCCTCATGCAAATCTACCGTAGAATTAGGTAACATAAAATACTCAAATACATATTTTAAAACTTTAATCACATCATAACTTGCAATAAAAAATAAAACAAAAGCTCCTATAAGGCCAAAAATTACAGGCAAAATAGTGACTAAACGGCTCTTAACCAATAAATTCTCAAAAAATCTTTCTAACATTTTTCTCCTTTTTAAACCAATTCTAACCATTTTTGTGCAATACGCACTGCATTTGTAGCAGCTCCTACACGAATTTGATCAGCCACGCACCATAAGTGTAAAATATTTTTATGATTAATATCGCGTCTAATTCTTCCTACATAAGTTTCATTAGTATCGCTTGTAAAAAGTGGCATAGGATATTTTTTATTTTCTACATCATCAATCACAACAACACTTGGTGCTTTAGAAAGTATCTCTCTAACCTTAACAACATCAACATCTTTTTCAAAATGCATAGTAATAGCTTCACTATGACTTCTAAGCACAGGAACTCTTACGCAAGTTGCTGAAATTTCAAGTTTTTTATGCAATATTTTTTGCGTTTCATTTACCATTTTTAATTCTTCTTTAGTGTAGCCATTTTCACTAAAAACATCAATTTGAGGAATTAAATTTAAAGCTAAGGTATATG
Proteins encoded in this window:
- a CDS encoding YqhA family protein, with protein sequence MLERFFENLLVKSRLVTILPVIFGLIGAFVLFFIASYDVIKVLKYVFEYFMLPNSTVDLHEDIVGLIIGAVDLYLMALVLFIFSFGIYELFISEIEEFKQTKQSKVLEVHSLDQLKDKLAKVIIMVLVVNFFQRILQMQLNTVLDMTYLAGSILALCIGLYFLHKSDH